A window of Nocardioidaceae bacterium genomic DNA:
CGGTGGCCTGCGGGTTGATCTTCTTGTAGTAGACGTCGTTGGCGATCGCGGAGCTGATGACCAGCAGCAGGCCCGAGGCCGTCGACAGGGCGGCGGCCAGGGCACCGGCGGCGACGAGACCGACGATGGGGGCCGGCAGGCCACCGATCTCCGGGCTGGCGAGCACGATGATGTCGGGGTTGACGAGGATGTCGTTGAAGCGGATCGCGGTCTCCGGGGCGGTGGAGATCGGGTCACCGGCCGCCGTGGTGATCAGGCCGATCTCCGCCCAGTTGGAGAACCAGTCCGGCGCCGCGCCCACGGTGGTGTTGCGCAGGTCCTGGAGGATCTGCAGCTTCGTGAACGAGGCCACCGACGGGGCGGTCAGGTAGAGGATGCCGATGAAGCCGATCGCCCACAGGGCCGAGTAGCGCGCGGCGCGTACGTTCTTGGCCGTGTAGAACCGCACGATCACGTGGGGCAGACCCGCGGTGCCGAACATCAGGGCGCCGGTGATGAGCAGCATGTTGGCCATGTTCGTCTGGGTGAAGGCCTCGGTGTAGGAGGCGATCCCCAGGTCCTGCTGCAGGCCGTTGAGCTCGTCGAGGATCTGGCCGAAGCCGATCTGCGGCACGGCGATGCCCGTGACCTGCTGGGAGACGGCGAAGGCGGGGATGAGGTAGGCGACGATCAGCACGGAGTACTGCGCGACCTGGGTCCAGGTGATGCCCTTCATGCCGCCGAGCACGGCGTAGAAGAAGACCACGACCATGCCGATGACGACACCCGTGGCGGTGCCGACGCCGAGGAAGCGGGAGAACACGACGCCTGCGCCACCCATCTGCCCCGCGACGTACACGAAGGAGACGACGATCGCCGCGACCACCGCGACCAGGCGCGTGGTCTCGGAGTACCGGTCGCCCACGAACTCCGGCAGCGTGTACTTGCCGAACTTGCGCAGGTACGGCGCCAGCAGCAGCGCGAGGAGCACGTAGCCGCCGGTCCACCCCATGAGGAAGACCGAGCCGGCGTACCCGTTGTAGGTGAAGGCCACGATGCCGGCCAGCGAGATGAACGACGCGGCGCTCATCCAGTCGGCGGCGATCGCCGCGCCGTTGGCCGAGGCGGGGATGCCCCCGCTGGCGACGTAGAAGCCGGCCGTGTCGGAGACCCGGCTGGCGTACGCGATGTAGATGTAGAGGCCGAAGGTCAGGACCACGAAGATGCCGGTCCACAGCTGCACGTCACCCATCAGTGCGCACCCCCCTGCGCCGTGCCCGGGGTCTGCTCGAGCTCCTCGACGCCGAACTCGGCGTCGAGCTTGTCCATGCGGAGCACGTAGATCGCGATGATCGCGATGAACGTGATGATCGAGCCCTGCTGGGCGAACCAGAAGCCCAGCGGGAAGCCCGCGATGACGATGTTGTTGAGCGGGTCCACGAACAGGATGCCGGCGCCGAAGCTCACCAGGGCCCACACGGTGAGCAGCACCGCCATCAGTCTGAGGTTCCTGCGCCAGTACTCCTGGCGCCAGTTGTCGTCCGGTGCGTCGTCCATGCCGTCCTCCTGGTCGGGTCGCTGAGGCACCCGGCGGTGCCGTCGCCCCGACTGAAGCGCCGGCGCCGAGAGCCGGTCAACGGCCGTTCGTGACTGCGGTCACACGGGGCGGCAGGTGGTCGGGAATCTGCGACGAGCGGGTGAGATGTTCGTGTGGGCGGGAGCTCTCGACCGTCGGTCGTGCGATCGCGACCGCTCGTCGTGCGGAGCGCACCGTCCGTCGCGCGGGACCGGTCGCCGGCTGCGACGAACGGTCGTCTGCGACCCGTCCGGAGGCCTGTGATGCCGCTTACAGTCACCGCATGGCCACCGCAACCACGCCCACCAGCCGCTCCCGCCGTACGCCGCGCACCGCCCGCGCCCCCCGCGTCATCGTGGCGTCGGACCCGGACCTCGCCCGCCGAGGACGTCGCGGTCTCATGCTCGCGACCGTGCTCGTGGCGCTCGGGTCGTTCCTCCCGTGGATCCACACGGCGGTCGGCAACGTGCCGGGCTACGCCGGCGCCGGCCTGTGGACCTTCTACGTCTCGATGCTCGGTTTCGCCGGCATGTTCATCCCGTGGCTGCGGGTGGCGGCCGGGCAGGCCGCCGTCATGGGTGCCGTCGCCCTGGCGCTGACGACCTGGCAGCTCGTGCGGCTCACGACGCTGGTCGGGTTCTCCGGCTGGCTCCCCGGGTTCGGCCTGCTGATGGTGCTCGGCGGCGGCGTGGCGGCGCTGCTCGCGGCGGTGCGGCTGGCCCGCTCGGCCTGAGATCCGTGCCGGTCACCGTGCCGGTCACCGTGCCGGTCACCGTGCCGGTCACCGTGCCGGTCACCGTGCCGGTCACAGGGGTGGACGCTCGGCGCGGGGCCGCTCGCCGGTGAGCAGGTCCTCCGGCAGGTGCAGCCGGGCCAGGATGCGGTCGACGCCCTCGACCGGCGCGGTGAACCGGCTGACCACCACCATCACCAGCACCGCCAACGGCACCGACCAGGCGGCCGGCTGACCCAGCAGCACCGTGGCCAGCGGTCCCGGGGCCGCGCCGCCCAGCGTCGACAGCACGGCGGCGCCGGAGCCGAGGCCGCCGGCGAGGACCCCCGCGTACGCGCCGGCAGCGGTGAGGCCGCGCCACCAGATGCCGAGCACCAGCAGCGGCGCGAAGGTGGAGGCGGCGACGGCGAAGGCGAGTCCGACGGTGCGGGCGATCCCGACGTGCGGCAGGGCCAGGGCGAGCACGAGGGGCACCGCGGCGGCGACGACGGCGCCGGCACGGAACGGGCCGAGCCCGACCAGACGCCGCCCGCGTACGGCGCGGTTCGTGACCTCCTGGCTGAGCACGCCGGAGACCGCCACGACCAGCCCGGAGGAGGTCGCGAGGAACGCCGCGAAGGCGCCGGCGGTGAGCAGCGCGGTCAGCAGCACGGCCACGACCTGCCCGAGGCCGTCGGGCGCCCCGTCCCCGCCGCCGAGCACGAGGGCGGGGAGCTCGAGCACGAACACGTCCGAGCGCACGCTCTCGACCCGGCCGTCGGCGTACGCGCGCCCCAGCGCCCCGTAGATCGGGGGGAGCAGGTAGAACGCGCCGAGCAGCCCCAGCACCGTCAGGGTCGTGCGGCGCGCCGCCGTGCCGTCGGGGTTGGTGTAGAAGCGCACCACGACGTGGGGCAGCCCCATGGTGCCCAGGAAGGTCGCGAGCACCAGCGACCAGGTGGCGTACAGACCGAGCGCCCCGTCGCCCACCAGCGGCAGCGACCAGTCCGTGACGCCGG
This region includes:
- a CDS encoding cation acetate symporter is translated as MSASVEVPLSVPAVADGLVGGPAPPLVAVLLVVGVTLAVGIYGLRFSRTTSDFMVASRSVGPRLNAAAISGEYISAASFLGIAGLLLVHGAQMLWYPIGWTAGYLVMLALVAAPLRRSGAYTLPDFTEARFDSRRLRTVTAVLVLGIGWLYLLPQFQGAGITLALALGTPTWVGPVAVSVVVLANVMAGGMRSITFVQAMQYWLKLTALLLPAAVMLAVWVGQGRPQPTLSGGLAGTRVEQPAGVGGAAGAGVTDWSLPLVGDGALGLYATWSLVLATFLGTMGLPHVVVRFYTNPDGTAARRTTLTVLGLLGAFYLLPPIYGALGRAYADGRVESVRSDVFVLELPALVLGGGDGAPDGLGQVVAVLLTALLTAGAFAAFLATSSGLVVAVSGVLSQEVTNRAVRGRRLVGLGPFRAGAVVAAAVPLVLALALPHVGIARTVGLAFAVAASTFAPLLVLGIWWRGLTAAGAYAGVLAGGLGSGAAVLSTLGGAAPGPLATVLLGQPAAWSVPLAVLVMVVVSRFTAPVEGVDRILARLHLPEDLLTGERPRAERPPL
- a CDS encoding DUF4212 domain-containing protein; amino-acid sequence: MDDAPDDNWRQEYWRRNLRLMAVLLTVWALVSFGAGILFVDPLNNIVIAGFPLGFWFAQQGSIITFIAIIAIYVLRMDKLDAEFGVEELEQTPGTAQGGAH
- a CDS encoding cation acetate symporter, encoding MGDVQLWTGIFVVLTFGLYIYIAYASRVSDTAGFYVASGGIPASANGAAIAADWMSAASFISLAGIVAFTYNGYAGSVFLMGWTGGYVLLALLLAPYLRKFGKYTLPEFVGDRYSETTRLVAVVAAIVVSFVYVAGQMGGAGVVFSRFLGVGTATGVVIGMVVVFFYAVLGGMKGITWTQVAQYSVLIVAYLIPAFAVSQQVTGIAVPQIGFGQILDELNGLQQDLGIASYTEAFTQTNMANMLLITGALMFGTAGLPHVIVRFYTAKNVRAARYSALWAIGFIGILYLTAPSVASFTKLQILQDLRNTTVGAAPDWFSNWAEIGLITTAAGDPISTAPETAIRFNDILVNPDIIVLASPEIGGLPAPIVGLVAAGALAAALSTASGLLLVISSAIANDVYYKKINPQATEARQLLVGRIAMAGAIVVAGYLGINPPGFVAQVVALAFGLAAASFFPTLVLGIFYKKTTAKGAAAGMIAGLGVTMAYMIWTIDIYGNSEGLFGIPETGFGTVGMLINFAVTLVVSQFTEKPSQQMQDLVEEIRYPGSPRTPTPSA